One window of the Zea mays cultivar B73 chromosome 3, Zm-B73-REFERENCE-NAM-5.0, whole genome shotgun sequence genome contains the following:
- the LOC100274205 gene encoding KH domain-containing protein At1g09660/At1g09670-like isoform X2, with the protein MDERIPPPSLLQYSQSPAHSSPHPLNSMRYSSSERERYLAELLAERQKLAPFVQVLPFCTRLLNQEILRASSMAPNHNFVDPERIEHGSPLRLPGHPVNGQPMDLEGWSGIQTEHMGVLQASSMGWNGAPVLAATPVVKKVMRLDVPVDKYPNYNFVGRLLGPRGNSLKRVEASTQCRVYIRGRGSVKDSVKEDKLRDKPGYEHLNEQLHVLVEAEFPADMVDVRLNQAVSILEDLLKPIDESMDYYKKQQLRELAILNGTLREESPSPHLSPSVSPFNSTGMKRAKTGR; encoded by the exons ATGGACGAAAGGATTCCGCCGCCGTCCCTCTTGCAATACTCGCAGTCCCCTGCTCATTCTTCCCCCCATCCCCTCAATTCTATGAGGTATTCTTCCTCTGAAAGAGAAAG ATATCTGGCTGAGTTGCTTGCAGAGAGGCAGAAATTGGCCCCATTTGTGCAAGTTCTTCCTTTCTGTACCAGGCTCTTGAACCAAG AGATTTTGCGCGCATCTTCTATGGCGCCTAACCATAACTTTGTTGATCCTGAGAGAATTGAGCATGGTAGCCCATTAAGGTTACCTGGCCACCCAGTGAATGGTCAGCCGATGGATCTGGAGGGCTGGTCAGGGATTCAAACAGAG CATATGGGGGTTCTACAAGCATCATCAATGGGCTGGAATGGTGCTCCTGTACTTGCTGCCACTCCTGTTGTCAAGAAAGTCATGAGGCTGGATGTTCCAGTAGACAAGTATCCTAAC TACAACTTTGTTGGTCGTTTATTGGGGCCGCGAGGTAACTCCCTGAAAAGGGTTGAAGCTTCAACCCAATGTAGAGTTTACATTCGAGGACGGGGTTCTGTGAAAGACTCTGTTAAG GAAGACAAGCTGAGGGATAAACCTGGGTATGAACACCTTAATGAACAACTGCATGTGCTTGTGGAAGCAGAGTTTCCAGCAGATATGGTTGATGTGCGTCTTAATCAAGCTGTGTCCATCCTAGAGGATCTTCTTAAACCAATT GACGAGTCCATGGACTACTACAAGAAGCAGCAGCTGAGGGAGCTGGCGATTCTAAATGGCACACTGAGAGAGGAAAGCCCAAGCCCTCACCTCAGCCCTAGTGTGTCCCCCTTCAACTCCACCGGGATGAAGCGCGCAAAAACAGGGCGGTAA
- the LOC100274205 gene encoding KH domain-containing protein At1g09660/At1g09670-like isoform X1: MDERIPPPSLLQYSQSPAHSSPHPLNSMRYSSSERERYLAELLAERQKLAPFVQVLPFCTRLLNQEILRASSMAPNHNFVDPERIEHGSPLRLPGHPVNGQPMDLEGWSGIQTEASQHMGVLQASSMGWNGAPVLAATPVVKKVMRLDVPVDKYPNYNFVGRLLGPRGNSLKRVEASTQCRVYIRGRGSVKDSVKEDKLRDKPGYEHLNEQLHVLVEAEFPADMVDVRLNQAVSILEDLLKPIDESMDYYKKQQLRELAILNGTLREESPSPHLSPSVSPFNSTGMKRAKTGR; encoded by the exons ATGGACGAAAGGATTCCGCCGCCGTCCCTCTTGCAATACTCGCAGTCCCCTGCTCATTCTTCCCCCCATCCCCTCAATTCTATGAGGTATTCTTCCTCTGAAAGAGAAAG ATATCTGGCTGAGTTGCTTGCAGAGAGGCAGAAATTGGCCCCATTTGTGCAAGTTCTTCCTTTCTGTACCAGGCTCTTGAACCAAG AGATTTTGCGCGCATCTTCTATGGCGCCTAACCATAACTTTGTTGATCCTGAGAGAATTGAGCATGGTAGCCCATTAAGGTTACCTGGCCACCCAGTGAATGGTCAGCCGATGGATCTGGAGGGCTGGTCAGGGATTCAAACAGAG GCTTCTCAGCATATGGGGGTTCTACAAGCATCATCAATGGGCTGGAATGGTGCTCCTGTACTTGCTGCCACTCCTGTTGTCAAGAAAGTCATGAGGCTGGATGTTCCAGTAGACAAGTATCCTAAC TACAACTTTGTTGGTCGTTTATTGGGGCCGCGAGGTAACTCCCTGAAAAGGGTTGAAGCTTCAACCCAATGTAGAGTTTACATTCGAGGACGGGGTTCTGTGAAAGACTCTGTTAAG GAAGACAAGCTGAGGGATAAACCTGGGTATGAACACCTTAATGAACAACTGCATGTGCTTGTGGAAGCAGAGTTTCCAGCAGATATGGTTGATGTGCGTCTTAATCAAGCTGTGTCCATCCTAGAGGATCTTCTTAAACCAATT GACGAGTCCATGGACTACTACAAGAAGCAGCAGCTGAGGGAGCTGGCGATTCTAAATGGCACACTGAGAGAGGAAAGCCCAAGCCCTCACCTCAGCCCTAGTGTGTCCCCCTTCAACTCCACCGGGATGAAGCGCGCAAAAACAGGGCGGTAA
- the LOC100274205 gene encoding KH domain-containing protein At1g09660/At1g09670-like, with amino-acid sequence MDERIPPPSLLQYSQSPAHSSPHPLNSMRYLAELLAERQKLAPFVQVLPFCTRLLNQEILRASSMAPNHNFVDPERIEHGSPLRLPGHPVNGQPMDLEGWSGIQTEASQHMGVLQASSMGWNGAPVLAATPVVKKVMRLDVPVDKYPNYNFVGRLLGPRGNSLKRVEASTQCRVYIRGRGSVKDSVKEDKLRDKPGYEHLNEQLHVLVEAEFPADMVDVRLNQAVSILEDLLKPIDESMDYYKKQQLRELAILNGTLREESPSPHLSPSVSPFNSTGMKRAKTGR; translated from the exons ATGGACGAAAGGATTCCGCCGCCGTCCCTCTTGCAATACTCGCAGTCCCCTGCTCATTCTTCCCCCCATCCCCTCAATTCTATGAG ATATCTGGCTGAGTTGCTTGCAGAGAGGCAGAAATTGGCCCCATTTGTGCAAGTTCTTCCTTTCTGTACCAGGCTCTTGAACCAAG AGATTTTGCGCGCATCTTCTATGGCGCCTAACCATAACTTTGTTGATCCTGAGAGAATTGAGCATGGTAGCCCATTAAGGTTACCTGGCCACCCAGTGAATGGTCAGCCGATGGATCTGGAGGGCTGGTCAGGGATTCAAACAGAG GCTTCTCAGCATATGGGGGTTCTACAAGCATCATCAATGGGCTGGAATGGTGCTCCTGTACTTGCTGCCACTCCTGTTGTCAAGAAAGTCATGAGGCTGGATGTTCCAGTAGACAAGTATCCTAAC TACAACTTTGTTGGTCGTTTATTGGGGCCGCGAGGTAACTCCCTGAAAAGGGTTGAAGCTTCAACCCAATGTAGAGTTTACATTCGAGGACGGGGTTCTGTGAAAGACTCTGTTAAG GAAGACAAGCTGAGGGATAAACCTGGGTATGAACACCTTAATGAACAACTGCATGTGCTTGTGGAAGCAGAGTTTCCAGCAGATATGGTTGATGTGCGTCTTAATCAAGCTGTGTCCATCCTAGAGGATCTTCTTAAACCAATT GACGAGTCCATGGACTACTACAAGAAGCAGCAGCTGAGGGAGCTGGCGATTCTAAATGGCACACTGAGAGAGGAAAGCCCAAGCCCTCACCTCAGCCCTAGTGTGTCCCCCTTCAACTCCACCGGGATGAAGCGCGCAAAAACAGGGCGGTAA